A window of the Cicer arietinum cultivar CDC Frontier isolate Library 1 chromosome 6, Cicar.CDCFrontier_v2.0, whole genome shotgun sequence genome harbors these coding sequences:
- the LOC101492668 gene encoding probable serine/threonine-protein kinase At1g54610: MGCGLGKPAGAGAGHSRRDNTATVDGANNVVKVREKQETEAPNAGELSGNIPAPKFRQLRLNSFTATQQSWPPWLMDVAGDAIRDWTPRRANTFEKLSKIGKGTYSNVYKARDLVTGKIVALKKVRIDNLEAESVKFMAREILVLRKLDHPNVIKLEGLVTSRISSSLYLVFEYMEHDLAGLIAGLGVKFSEPQVKCYMKQLLSGLEHCHSQGVLHRDIKGSNLLIDNEGILKIADFGLATFYNPKQIHPMTSRVVTLWYRPPELLLGATFYGVGVDLWSAGCILAELLAGKPIMPARTEVEQLHKIFKLCGSPSDEYWRKYRLTNATLFKPQQPYKRRISETFVDFPSSSLPLIETLLAIDPDDRGTTLSALNSEFFTTEPYACEPSNLPKYPPTKELDVKLRDEESRRQRALNGKINAVDEARRVRACDRGYTTPAPEANAEIQTNLDKWRIMTHENGKSKSEKFPPPHEDGAVEYPGGASNKGAVSFGRSETTSFSSIISNSISSKSVGSYGARSYKGRKINEADSKITSSWKFMHSFKPSTVGLSFNLLFRSR; encoded by the exons ATGGGTTGCGGTCTCGGAAAACCTGCCGGTGCCGGAGCTGGTCACTCTCGCCGAGATAACACCGCTACTGTTGACGGAGCTAATAATGTCGTTAAGGTTCGGGAGAAGCAGGAAACTGAAGCTCCCAACGCCGGTGAACTTTCCGGCAATATTCCGGCGCCGAAGTTCCGGCAACTTCGACTCAATTCATTCACAGCGACCCAACAGAGTTGGCCGCCGTGGTTGATGGATGTTGCCGGTGATGCAATCCGAGATTGGACTCCTCGGCGCGCCAACACGTTTGAGAAGCTTTCTAAG ATTGGGAAAGGAACTTATAGCAATGTGTACAAAGCTAGAGACCTTGTTACTGGAAAGATAGTGGCTTTGAAGAAAGTTAGAATTGATAATTTGGAAGCTGAGAGTGTGAAATTCATGGCTAGAGAGATTCTTGTTTTGAGGAAGCTTGATCACCCTAATGTTATAAAGCTTGAGGGATTGGTTACTTCGAGGATATCGTCGAGTCTTTACTTGGTATTTGAGTACATGGAACATGATCTTGCTGGTCTTATAGCTGGTCTTGGTGTCAAATTCTCTGAGCCTCAG GTAAAATGTTATATGAAGCAATTGTTGTCCGGCCTTGAGCATTGCCACAGCCAAGGCGTATTGCACCGTGATATCAAGGGGTCGAATCTGCTTATTGACAATGAAGGAATACTTAAAATTGCAGATTTTGGACTGGCAACTTTCTATAATCCTAAGCAAATTCATCCCATGACTAGCAGAGTCGTGACCCTTTGGTATCGTCCCCCCGAGCTTCTTCTTGGAGCTACATTCTACGGTGTTGGGGTCGATCTTTGGAGTGCCGGTTGCATCTTAGCAGAGCTTCTTGCTGGAAAGCCAATCATGCCTGCAAGAACAGAG GTTGAGCAACTGCACAAAATATTCAAGTTGTGTGGTTCTCCATCTGATGAATATTGGAGGAAATATAGATTGACAAATGCTACTCTCTTTAAGCCACAGCAACCGTATAAAAGGCGCATCTCAGAAACATTTGtggattttccatcttcttcattACCTTTAATTGAAACTCTTCTTGCAATAGATCCCGACGATCGTGGCACTACCTTGTCTGCTCTAAATAGCGAA TTCTTTACCACTGAGCCTTATGCGTGTGAACCATCGAATTTACCAAAGTATCCTCCCACCAAAGAATTGGATGTAAAGCTGAGAGATGAAGAATCAAGAAG GCAAAGAGCTCTTAATGGGAAAATAAATGCGGTTGATGAGGCCAGACGAGTTAGAGCATGTGATCGTGGTTACACCACTCCGGCCCCAGAAGCCAATGCAGAGATCCAAACAAACTTAGAT AAGTGGAGAATTATGACACATGAAAATGGAAAAAGTAAAAGTGAGAAATTTCCACCTCCTCATGAGGATGGAGCTGTTGAATATCCTGGGGGTGCATCAAATAAAGGAGCTGTTTCATTTGGAAGAAGTGAAACAACTTCCTTTAGTTCAATCATATCTAATTCAATATCTTCTAAATCTGTTGGAAGTTATGGAGCAAGGTCTtataaaggaaggaaaattaATGAAGCTGATTCCAAGATAACATCATCATGGAAATTTATGCATTCTTTTAAACCTTCAACAGTTGGtctttcatttaatttattatttagaagCAGATGA
- the LOC101493004 gene encoding LOW QUALITY PROTEIN: protein BASIC PENTACYSTEINE4-like (The sequence of the model RefSeq protein was modified relative to this genomic sequence to represent the inferred CDS: deleted 1 base in 1 codon) — translation MVATARFVFARMEGSIQASVAKSSGCKMNDDREYENGRHKMEYYRGAHSLWNTDPQHQVKEQNALVMNKKIRSIMAERQAAILELELEAAISEKNEALAARDAALRQRDEALAQRDSALLERDNALAALQSRSNSVNFPFNGGSKRMHHSSNHLSDMTEAAYGSKDIIIRDASPVTVITSEAVKSHLAKRSKGNKVSKPPTKVKKMGEDLNRKAYSEGTKIKSEWDRQDVGLNLVAFDETIMPVPVCTCTGVPRQCYKWGNGGWQSSCCTTTLSMYPLPQLPNKRHARIGGRKMSGSVFTRLLSRLASEGHDVSIPLDLKEYWARHGTNRYITIK, via the exons ATGGTGGCAACT GCAAGGTTTGTTTTTGCCAGAATGGAGGGTAGTATTCAAGC GTCTGTTGCAAAATCCTCTGGATGCAAGATGAATGATGACCGTGAATATGAAAACGGTAGGCATAAGATGGAATACTACAGAGGAGCACATTCCCTG TGGAATACGGACCCCCAGCATCAAGTAAAGGAACAAAATGCCCTagttatgaataaaaaaattaggtcCATTATGGCTGAAAGGCAGGCTGCCATTCTGGAACTTGAACTAGAGGCTGCTATATCAGAAAAGAACGAAGCCTTGGCTGCTCGAGATGCAGCCCTTCGGCAGAGGGATGAAGCACTTGCTCAGAGGGATAGTGCTCTATTGGAACGGGATAATGCCCTTGCAGCCCTTCAAAGTCGGAGTAATTCCGTCAACTTTCCATTCAATGGTGGGTCGAAGCGGATGCACCATTCTTCCAACCATCTATCCGACATGACAGAAGCAGCATATGGCTCAAAGGATATAATAATAAGAGACGCCTCTCCGGTTACTGTTATAACTTCTGAAGCTGTCAAATCTCATCTAGCTAAGAGGTCAAAGGGGAACAAGGTATCAAAACCACCTACCAAAGTAAAGAAAATGGGTGAGGATTTAAATAGGAAGGCTTATTCTGAAGGTACAAAGATCAAATCTGAATGGGATAGGCAGGATGTCGGGTTGAATTTGGTTGCTTTCGATGAAACTATCATGCCTGTCCCAGTTTGCACGTGCACCGGAGTACCACGACAGTGCTACAAATGGGGGAATGGTGGATGGCAATCATCTTGTTGTACTACTACATTGTCGATGTATCCACTACCACAGCTTCCAAACAAGCGGCACGCTCGCATTGGAGGGCGGAAAATGAGCGGCAGTGTTTTTACTAGACTTCTCAGTAGGTTGGCATCAGAAGGCCATGATGTATCTATACCATTGGATCTTAAAGAATACTGGGCCAGACATGGAACAAATCGCTACATTACAATCAAGTAG